The window GCTGGACGCCCTGGAGCTGGCCGGTCGGGAGAAGAGCCGCACGCGGGCCAGCCGGTTCTGGGCGGCGACCTGGCCGAAGCTGGCCGCGCTCGTCCTCGCCGTCGGCGCCTGGCAGGTCGTGGTCTGGACCGGCTGGAAGCCCGAGTACTCGTTGCCGGGCCCGGTGGCCGTGGGTCAGGAGCTGCTCCGGCAGGTCAGCGGCGTCCAGCTCTGGGAGGGGCTGGTCACCACCCTGCGCCGGGCGGCCCTCGGCTACGTCTTCTCGGTCGCCGTCGGCCTGCTGCTCGGCCTCGCGGTGGCCCGGTCGCGGATCCTGCGGGCCGCGATCGGCTCGATGATCACCGCGTTGCAGACGATGCCGTCGATCGCCTGGTTCCCGCTGGCGATCCTGCTGTTCGAGCTGAGCGAGAAGGCCATCTTCTTCGTGGTGGTGCTCGGCGCCGCGCCGTCCATCGCCAACGGCGTGATCGCCGGTGTGGACTACGTGCCGCCGCTGCTGCTGCGCGCCGGCCGCAACCTCGGCGCCCGAGGGCTCAACCTGTACCGGTACGTCATCGCGCCCGCCGCGCTGCCGGCCATCGTGGCCGGCCTCAAGCAGGGCTGGGCGTTCTCCTGGCGCAGCCTGATGGCCGGCGAGCTGATCGTGGTCGGCATCTCGCAGACCTCGCTGGGCGCGCAGCTGACCTACTCGCGGGAACTCTCCGACTCGCCCTGGCTGATCTCCACGATGATCGTGATCCTGGTGCTGGGCCTGGCGGTGGACGCCGCGTTCGGGGCGGCGGACAAGGCGATCCGGCGTCGGTGGGGCGTGTTGGACCAG is drawn from Micromonospora sp. NBC_01740 and contains these coding sequences:
- a CDS encoding ABC transporter permease; translated protein: MAGDTLAAVPRTDAEISGLDALELAGREKSRTRASRFWAATWPKLAALVLAVGAWQVVVWTGWKPEYSLPGPVAVGQELLRQVSGVQLWEGLVTTLRRAALGYVFSVAVGLLLGLAVARSRILRAAIGSMITALQTMPSIAWFPLAILLFELSEKAIFFVVVLGAAPSIANGVIAGVDYVPPLLLRAGRNLGARGLNLYRYVIAPAALPAIVAGLKQGWAFSWRSLMAGELIVVGISQTSLGAQLTYSRELSDSPWLISTMIVILVLGLAVDAAFGAADKAIRRRWGVLDQAGQ